A single Pygocentrus nattereri isolate fPygNat1 chromosome 28, fPygNat1.pri, whole genome shotgun sequence DNA region contains:
- the mkrn4 gene encoding makorin, ring finger protein, 4 isoform X2 has translation MEDRRLSEGFSERSVCRQFINGSCRYGQRCYYLHEWPTVPSVQVCRYFQKGSCWFGDNCRYLHVPCTASETSGSRRGSAPVVHSSALAGHALTGRRGSEPSLLADQGAHGSRRRGSEPLLTSFISLQQNLQHPAAGIAEEEEDAAAEAGPVPRRQDVGWPLQSTCASPSHSNSTESAGSVSHAASAEAQEKMVSETDKQEASLQDGLESGATASAEQDPTDAYNKSKDVFCGICMDKVYEKATERERRFGILPNCSHAFCLGCIMTWRKTKEFQEDVIKACPQCRVKSSFYIPSKYWVCEDEPKAALISSFKEKSSKMKCNFFMRHGCCPFASECIFSHDLPPGHRPQCRPFRPKSAADLLDQRLLSYFITLGLLDNEDFDFLDLIDF, from the exons ATGGAGGATAGACGTTTGAGTGAAGGCTTTAGCGAACGTAGTGTTTGTAG GCAGTTCATAAACGGCTCCTGTAGGTATGGTCAGCGCTGTTATTATCTGCATGAGTGGCCCACAGTGCCCTCAGTTCAGGTGTGCAGGTACTTCCAGAAAGGAAGTTGCTGGTTTGGTGATAACTGCAG GTATCTTCACGTTCCTTGTACGGCTAGTGAGACGTCAGGCAGCAGGCGAGGCTCAGCACCTGTAGTCCACTCCTCTGCCTTGGCTGGCCATGCCTTGACTGGGCGTAGGGGGTCTGAGCCCTCCCTTCTTGCAGATCAGGGTGCACACGGCTCAAGACGGAGAGGGTCTGAGCCTCTGCTTACAAGCTTTATAAGCCTACAGCAGAATTTACAACATCCAGCTGCAGGTATcgcagaggaggaagaggatgcAGCTGCTGAAGCAGGGCCTGTACCTCGCCGGCAGG ATGTGGGATGGCCGCTACAAAGTACTTGCGCTAGTCCCAGTCATTCAAACAGCACTGAATCTGCTGGCTCCGTGTCTCATGCAGCTTCTGCTGAAGCTCAGGAAAAAATGGTGTCTGAAACTGACAAACAG GAAGCCAGTCTGCAGGATGGACTGGAGAGTGGTGCAACAGCTTCAGCTGAGCAGGACCCAACAGATGCCTACAATAAAAGCAAAGATGTGTTCTGTGGCATCTGCATGGACAAAGTTTACGAGAaggccacagagagagagaggcgcttTGGCATCTTGCCCAACTGCAGCCATGCTTTCTGCCTTGGTTGTATCATGACATGGCGAAAGACCAAAGAGTTCCAGGAAGATGTAATTAA GGCCTGTCCACAGTGCAGAGTGAAGTCCTCATTTTACATTCCCAGCAAATATTGGGTCTGTGAGGATGAGCCAAAGGCAGCACTGATCTCTTCGTTTAAAGAGAAAAGCAG CAAAATGAAGTGCAATTTCTTCATGCGTCATGGATGCTGCCCCTTTGCATCGGAGTGCATTTTCAGCCATGACCTGCCACCTGGGCACAGACCTCAATGTAGACCCTTTAGACCAAAG AGTGCTGCAGACTTGCTGGATCAACGGCTTTTGAGCTACTTCATTACCCTGGGACTCTTGGATAATGAGGACTTTGATTTTCTTGATCTAATAGACTTTTGA
- the mkrn4 gene encoding makorin, ring finger protein, 4 isoform X1 — MDGCRVPRRQSGKRGFSVEGRICRQFINGSCRYGQRCYYLHEWPTVPSVQVCRYFQKGSCWFGDNCRYLHVPCTASETSGSRRGSAPVVHSSALAGHALTGRRGSEPSLLADQGAHGSRRRGSEPLLTSFISLQQNLQHPAAGIAEEEEDAAAEAGPVPRRQDVGWPLQSTCASPSHSNSTESAGSVSHAASAEAQEKMVSETDKQEASLQDGLESGATASAEQDPTDAYNKSKDVFCGICMDKVYEKATERERRFGILPNCSHAFCLGCIMTWRKTKEFQEDVIKACPQCRVKSSFYIPSKYWVCEDEPKAALISSFKEKSSKMKCNFFMRHGCCPFASECIFSHDLPPGHRPQCRPFRPKSAADLLDQRLLSYFITLGLLDNEDFDFLDLIDF, encoded by the exons ATGGACGGATGCCGAGTCCCGCGCAGACAGTCAGGAAAACGCGGTTTTAGTGTAGAAGGGCGAATCTGCAG GCAGTTCATAAACGGCTCCTGTAGGTATGGTCAGCGCTGTTATTATCTGCATGAGTGGCCCACAGTGCCCTCAGTTCAGGTGTGCAGGTACTTCCAGAAAGGAAGTTGCTGGTTTGGTGATAACTGCAG GTATCTTCACGTTCCTTGTACGGCTAGTGAGACGTCAGGCAGCAGGCGAGGCTCAGCACCTGTAGTCCACTCCTCTGCCTTGGCTGGCCATGCCTTGACTGGGCGTAGGGGGTCTGAGCCCTCCCTTCTTGCAGATCAGGGTGCACACGGCTCAAGACGGAGAGGGTCTGAGCCTCTGCTTACAAGCTTTATAAGCCTACAGCAGAATTTACAACATCCAGCTGCAGGTATcgcagaggaggaagaggatgcAGCTGCTGAAGCAGGGCCTGTACCTCGCCGGCAGG ATGTGGGATGGCCGCTACAAAGTACTTGCGCTAGTCCCAGTCATTCAAACAGCACTGAATCTGCTGGCTCCGTGTCTCATGCAGCTTCTGCTGAAGCTCAGGAAAAAATGGTGTCTGAAACTGACAAACAG GAAGCCAGTCTGCAGGATGGACTGGAGAGTGGTGCAACAGCTTCAGCTGAGCAGGACCCAACAGATGCCTACAATAAAAGCAAAGATGTGTTCTGTGGCATCTGCATGGACAAAGTTTACGAGAaggccacagagagagagaggcgcttTGGCATCTTGCCCAACTGCAGCCATGCTTTCTGCCTTGGTTGTATCATGACATGGCGAAAGACCAAAGAGTTCCAGGAAGATGTAATTAA GGCCTGTCCACAGTGCAGAGTGAAGTCCTCATTTTACATTCCCAGCAAATATTGGGTCTGTGAGGATGAGCCAAAGGCAGCACTGATCTCTTCGTTTAAAGAGAAAAGCAG CAAAATGAAGTGCAATTTCTTCATGCGTCATGGATGCTGCCCCTTTGCATCGGAGTGCATTTTCAGCCATGACCTGCCACCTGGGCACAGACCTCAATGTAGACCCTTTAGACCAAAG AGTGCTGCAGACTTGCTGGATCAACGGCTTTTGAGCTACTTCATTACCCTGGGACTCTTGGATAATGAGGACTTTGATTTTCTTGATCTAATAGACTTTTGA